One window of Streptomyces sp. FIT100 genomic DNA carries:
- a CDS encoding DsbA family protein — protein sequence MSETEARTPADFWFDPLCPWAWMTSRWMLEVEKVRPVDVRWHVMSLAVLNEDRMDELPEEYREAMKNAWGPVRVVTAAREKHGDEVVGRLYTELGTRIHNEGRGVTPEVTLEALAAVGLPAELAEYAGSDAYDTELRASHEEGISKVGQEVGTPVIAVPGDDGEQIAFFGPVVTPAPRGEEAAKLWDGTLMVASIPGFYEIKRTRTKGPDFSNL from the coding sequence ATGTCCGAGACCGAGGCCAGGACCCCCGCCGACTTCTGGTTCGACCCGCTGTGCCCGTGGGCCTGGATGACGTCCCGCTGGATGCTCGAAGTGGAGAAGGTCCGCCCGGTGGACGTCCGCTGGCACGTCATGAGCCTGGCCGTGCTCAACGAGGACAGGATGGACGAACTGCCCGAGGAGTACCGCGAGGCGATGAAGAACGCCTGGGGGCCGGTCCGTGTCGTCACGGCGGCCCGGGAGAAGCACGGCGACGAGGTCGTCGGCCGGCTCTACACGGAGCTCGGCACCCGTATCCACAACGAGGGCCGCGGAGTCACCCCCGAGGTGACCCTGGAGGCCCTGGCCGCGGTGGGGCTCCCGGCGGAGCTCGCCGAGTACGCCGGATCGGACGCGTACGACACCGAGCTGCGCGCCTCCCACGAGGAGGGCATCTCCAAGGTCGGCCAGGAGGTCGGCACTCCGGTCATCGCGGTGCCCGGCGACGACGGCGAGCAGATCGCCTTCTTCGGCCCGGTCGTCACCCCGGCGCCCCGGGGCGAGGAGGCGGCGAAGCTGTGGGACGGCACGCTGATGGTGGCGTCGATCCCGGGCTTCTACGAGATCAAGCGCACCCGCACGAAGGGCCCCGACTTCTCCAACCTGTGA